The genome window GTTGGCGGCATTTATCCAGACGTGGTTGCCGGCCCCATCAATGCCCACAATGGCCACGTACAGGTCCGTGTCGGGGAAGGGTGAGTTGTTGGCAATGGTAAACGGAATACTACCCTGGGCCCAGGCCCCGCAGGGCAGTAAGGCACTCAGCCAGAGGAGAATGAGGGAATAGAGAGTACGCTTTTTCATAGATGAAATGGTTGTGGTGGGAAGAGAGAAACAAGCACACCGGTCCCGACTACCCGTTGAAAGGGTAGGAGGCAAGCAGGTGTGTAAGAGCAGAACAGGAGCGGGAGAGGGTCCGGGCGCCAGGCGCCACTACCCAGAGTTGACAGTGACTCCGGGGCAGTAGGACAATGGCAATGTAGGTGGGTTTTGCAGGGAAGAACAACGCCCTTTTTTCCAGCCTACCGAGCCTGCAACGCTTACTGCGCACCTACGCCTGCCGTTAGGGCACATAGCCGGGGCGTTCTGTTTGCGCCGTGGGCCGTAAGCGCACGCCCAAAATTGCAGTTACTGCACACGTTATGAGCCGACTACCTCACCATCACATGCCTAAATTTTGTACTTACTGGCCGGTCGTTTCACCCCGAGCAGCCAAGGGCCTAGGCTACCCTGCTCGGCAACCTCATTACCTCATCAGGTTTTACGCTTACCTTTGAAGCCATGGAAACGCAAGCCCCCACCCTCGCCCTCGATACCGCCGTCTTCGACCTGATTCAGAAGGAGAAAGAGCGCCAAACCCACGGTCTTGAACTCATTGCCTCCGAGAACTATGTGTCGGAGCACGTGATGCGGGCTCAGGGCTCCATTCTCACCAACAAATACGCCGAGGGCCTGCCCGGCAAGCGCTACTACGGCGGCTGCGAAATCGTGGATCAGATTGAGCAGCTGGCCATCGACCGGGCCAAGGAGCTGTTCGGGGTAGAGTGGGTGAACGTGCAGCCCCACTCGGGGGCCCAGGCCAACGCGGCCGTGATGCTGGCCGTGCTCAACCCCGGCGACAAAATTCTGGGCTTCGACCTGAGCCACGGCGGCCACCTGACCCACGGCTCGCCGGTGAACTTTTCGGGCAAGCTCTACCAGCCTACCTTCTACGGGGTGGAGCGCGAAACTGGCCTCATTGACTGGGACAAGGTAAAGGAAACCGCCCGCCGGGAGCAGCCTAAGCTCATCATTTGCGGGGCCTCAGCCTACTCCCGCGACTGGAACTACCAGGCCCTGCGCGAAGCCGCCGACGAGGTAGGCGCCCTGCTGCTGGCCGATATTTCGCATCCTTCCGGCCTGATTGCCAAGGGCTTGCTGAATAACCCCTTCGATTACTGCCACATCGTAACGACGACGACCCACAAAACCCTGCGCGGCCCCCGCGGCGGCCTGATTTTGCTGGGCAAGGACTTCGAGAACCCCTTCGGCTTGAAAACGCCCAAGGGCGAAATCCGGATGATGAGCAGCCTGCTCGACAGCGCCGTATTCCCCGGCACCCAGGGCGGCCCCTTGGAGCACGTTATCGGGGCGAAGGCGGTAGCGTTCGGCGAGGCCCTGAGCGACGCCTACACTGACTACACCCACCAGGTTATCAAGAACGCCCAGGCCCTGGCCGGCGCTTTCGTGGAGCGCGGCTACCAAATTATTTCCGGCGGCACCGATAACCACCTGATGCTCATTGATCTGCGCAGCAAGGGCCTGACCGGCAAACTGGCCGAAAACACTCTTATCAAGGCCGACATCACCATCAACAAGAACATGGTGCCCTTCGATGACAAGTCGCCCTTCGTGACCAGCGGCATGCGCATCGGCTCGGCCGCCGTA of Hymenobacter sublimis contains these proteins:
- a CDS encoding serine hydroxymethyltransferase, coding for METQAPTLALDTAVFDLIQKEKERQTHGLELIASENYVSEHVMRAQGSILTNKYAEGLPGKRYYGGCEIVDQIEQLAIDRAKELFGVEWVNVQPHSGAQANAAVMLAVLNPGDKILGFDLSHGGHLTHGSPVNFSGKLYQPTFYGVERETGLIDWDKVKETARREQPKLIICGASAYSRDWNYQALREAADEVGALLLADISHPSGLIAKGLLNNPFDYCHIVTTTTHKTLRGPRGGLILLGKDFENPFGLKTPKGEIRMMSSLLDSAVFPGTQGGPLEHVIGAKAVAFGEALSDAYTDYTHQVIKNAQALAGAFVERGYQIISGGTDNHLMLIDLRSKGLTGKLAENTLIKADITINKNMVPFDDKSPFVTSGMRIGSAAVTTRGLKETDMARIVGFIDEVLTHNADDARLARVRGEINEWMQQYPLFA